In Rhinopithecus roxellana isolate Shanxi Qingling chromosome 4, ASM756505v1, whole genome shotgun sequence, a single genomic region encodes these proteins:
- the BEND6 gene encoding BEN domain-containing protein 6 isoform X2: MQKILQTDEITDTQAVRKGKRKRTETMDSENANSDMDKGQRDPYSGNAFLPGESSSEDEEPLAELSKEELCAKIKSLKEKLTNTRKENGRLRQSLVMLQAWSRELP, translated from the exons ATGCAGAAGATCTTGCAGACAGATGAAATTACCGATACACAAGCTgttagaaaaggaaagaggaaaaggacaGAGACAATGGACTCAGAAAATGCAAATAGTGACATGGATAAAGGACAG AGAGACCCATATTCGGGAAATGCCTTTCTGCCTGGTGAAAGCTCCAGTGAGGATGAGGAGCCTTTAGCAGAATTGTCAAAGGAAGAATTGTGCGCCAAAATAAAAAGCctgaaagaaaaactaacaaacaccCGGAAAGAGAACGGCCGACTTCGACAGTCTTTGGTCATGCTTCAAG CTTGGTCCAGAGAGCTGCCTTAG